A stretch of the Arachis stenosperma cultivar V10309 chromosome 6, arast.V10309.gnm1.PFL2, whole genome shotgun sequence genome encodes the following:
- the LOC130935615 gene encoding la-related protein 1B-like, which translates to MVNTTESSSNHHSPPMTAVPPESDSPKFPRKNLPSPWAQVVRGAEPESTAGTPQSPPLPSSASSSSSSLAASVASVPEQLPSSDSSSPKAVAASPLVDNRSVVTAPPDSSDGGEGNAGRSKKPAWNKPSNGVVSEAGLVMGGSWPALSESTKGTPKLAAESSSKTALDASLSTSQGPVTSNAPQRQATSHAKPNSATTYNIPNRQRPMKRGGGSNVGSGPSSSGFPNVAPPPPPFPVYPVPAPAIGYSNVMPGAPDHSPRDHYRRNTWDARPPVGNFVPPMTEHRGSSEHRGSSRRGNFGSHPRGDGSYHNNYGSRRDHDRANYGNARDAHVHQPGGILRHPPPNAPSFVNPAHVGSSPYANHMGFHGPDLLYVSPVQVDPMRGMPFFPSTPLPPSPPPPPTMFFHAETSSPLNNMIIKQIEYYFSDANLVKDEYLRSNMDEQGWVPITLIANFPRVKNLTSNIPLILDSLRGSAIVEVQGDKLRRHNEWMRWLPATHLRSDSSSISTGGPNFNNLAANFQTITLEEAAKIEGTVQMSGVTQISNGDDTAALVNKN; encoded by the exons ATGGTTAACACAACGGAATCTTCCTCTAACCACCACTCCCCGCCGATGACGGCGGTCCCCCCTGAATCCGACAGCCCTAAGTTCCCGCGAAAAAATCTCCCTTCTCCATGGGCTCAGGTTGTCCGCGGCGCCGAACCCGAATCCACCGCCGGGACTCCCCAATCGCCGCCGCTGCCGTCGTCtgcctcctcctcctcctcctcgctTGCTGCCAGCGTTGCGTCAGTCCCGGAGCAGCTGCCTTCTTCAGATTCCTCCTCCCCAAAGGCTGTAGCTGCCTCGCCGCTGGTGGACAACAGGAGTGTTGTGACAGCTCCTCCCGATAGCTCCGATGGCGGTGAGGGCAATGCGGGTAGGTCCAAGAAACCCGCGTGGAATAAACCTTCAAACGGGGTCGTATCTGAGGCCGGTCTTGTGATGGGAGGGTCATGGCCTGCTTTGTCTGAATCCACCAAAGGGACTCCCAAATTGGCCGCCGAATCATCCTCCAAGACTGCCTTAGATGCATCGCTCTCCACATCTCAG GGTCCTGTAACTTCGAACGCTCCCCAAAGACAAGCTACTAGCCATGCAAAACCCAACTCTGCAACAACTTATAACATACCTAATAGGCAAAGACCAATGAAGCGTGGAGGTGGCAGCAACGTTGGGTCTGGTCCTTCTTCAAGCGGCTTTCCCAATGTTGCGCCACCTCCACCACCCTTTCCTGTATACCCAGTTCCTGCACCAGCAATTGGTTACAGTAATGTCATGCCGGGAGCTCCAGACCATTCTCCAAGAGATCATTATCGTCGTAATACCTGGGATGCAAGACCACCTGTTGGGAATTTTGTGCCTCCGATGACTGAACATCGGGGTTCATCTGAACATCGGGGTTCATCTCGCCGGGGTAATTTTGGGTCCCATCCTAGGGGAGATGGCTCCTATCATAATAATTATGGTAGTAGGCGTGATCATGATCGTGCCAATTATGGGAATGCTAGAGATGCTCATGTACACCAACCAGGGGGAATATTGAGGCACCCACCACCGAATGCTCCTTCATTTGTTAACCCCGCACATGTTGGATCCTCACCCTATGCTAACCACATGGGCTTCCATGGTCCGG ACTTATTATATGTTTCACCAGTACAAGTAGATCCCATGAGGGGCATGCCATTCTTTCCTTCCactcctcttcctccttctcctcctcctcctcctacgATGTTCTTCCATGCAGAAACTTCTTCTCCTCTTAACAATATGATTATCAAGCAAATTGAATACTACTTTAG TGATGCTAATTTAGTAAAAGATGAATATTTAAGGTCCAACATGGATGAACAGGGTTGGGTTCCCATTACGTTGATAGCAAACTTTCCTCGT GTTAAAAATTTAACAAGTAACATCCCATTGATACTGGATTCATTAAGAGGTTCAGCTATTGTCGAAGTGCAA GGTGACAAGTTAAGGAGGCATAATGAGTGGATGAGATGGCTGCCGGCGACTCATCTTCGGTCAGATTCCAGTTCAATATCTACTGGTGGACCGAATTTCAATAACCTTGCAGCTAATTTTCAAACAATCACTTTGGAAGAAGCAGCTAAAATTGAAGGTACAGTCCAGATGTCTGGTGTTACTCAAATCTCAAATGGTGATGATACTGCTGCTCTTGTCAACAAGAATTAG
- the LOC130935710 gene encoding LOW QUALITY PROTEIN: probable cinnamyl alcohol dehydrogenase 6 (The sequence of the model RefSeq protein was modified relative to this genomic sequence to represent the inferred CDS: inserted 2 bases in 1 codon), with translation MAETTPNHTXTVSGWAAHDSSGNITPYTFKRRENGVNDVSIEILYCGICHTDIHYVKNEWGITRYPVVPGHEIVGVVSKVGREVKGFKEGDRVGVGCLAATCLECEYCKTDQENYCEKLEFTYNGVFWDGSITYGGYSKMLVADYRYVVHVPENLPMDATAPLLCAGVTVFSPLKDHGLVESRGKSIGIVGLGGLGHVAVKFAKAFGHHVTVISTSPSKEAEAKERLGADHFIVSSNPKQMRGAKRTLDFILDTVSAEHSLLPILELLKVNGTLFIVGAPDKPFQLPAFPLIFGKRSIKGGIIGGIKETQEMLDVCGKHNITCDIELITPDRINEALQRLANNDVRYRFVIDIAAATSNN, from the exons ATGGCTGAGACCACACCCAATCACAC AACAGTTTCTGGATGGGCTGCTCATGATTCTTCTGGCAACATAACCCCCTACACTTTCAAAAGAAG AGAGAACGGTGTTAATGACGTGAGCATAGAAATCTTGTACTGCGGGATTTGCCACACGGACATTCACTACGTTAAAAATGAATGGGGAATCACTAGGTACCCGGTTGTTCCGGGGCACGAGATAGTTGGGGTGGTAAGCAAGGTGGGGAGAGAAGTGAAGGGATTCAAAGAAGGAGACAGAGTAGGAGTGGGGTGTTTGGCAGCAACATGCTTGGAATGTGAGTATTGCAAGACCGATCAGGAGAACTACTGCGAGAAACTTGAGTTCACTTACAATGGAGTTTTCTGGGATGGTAGCATCACTTATGGTGGCTACTCAAAAATGCTGGTCGCTGATTACAG ATACGTGGTACATGTGCCGGAGAATCTGCCAATGGACGCAACGGCACCACTGCTGTGTGCTGGAGTGACGGTGTTCAGTCCCTTGAAAGACCACGGTTTGGTTGAATCGCGAGGGAAAAGCATTGGCATTGTGGGCTTGGGTGGTCTTGGACACGTGGCTGTCAAGTTTGCCAAGGCCTTTGGACACCATGTCACTGTCATAAGCACTTCTCCTTCCAAAGAGGCGGAGGCTAAGGAGCGTTTGGGTGCCGACCATTTCATAGTCAGCTCCAACCCCAAGCAAATGCGGGGTGCCAAGAGAACCCTTGATTTCATTTTGGACACTGTTTCAGCTGAGCACTCTCTTTTGCCCATTTTGGAATTGCTCAAAGTTAATGGCACTTTGTTTATTGTGGGTGCACCCGACAAGCCATTCCAATTGCCCGCATTCCCATTGATATTTG GGAAGAGATCAATCAAAGGTGGGATCATAGGAGGAATAAAAGAAACCCAGGAAATGTTGGACGTTTGTGGGAAGCACAACATCACATGTGACATTGAATTAATCACTCCAGACAGAATCAACGAAGCTCTTCAACGTCTTGCTAACAATGATGTCCGCTACCGTTTTGTCATTGACATCGCTGCTGCCACCTCTAATAACTAA